The Macrobrachium nipponense isolate FS-2020 chromosome 8, ASM1510439v2, whole genome shotgun sequence nucleotide sequence ggtggaagagaagaattctgattagaaaagcggggatggttcctagtcctgccacccagggcagggcggtagatcacctgacctacctgtagcgtgtgccgcgaaatttgaaattctgtcggagacgacggagtctataacTAAGTATAtaatctgtcaggtaagtatgtataaaactttattgtaactgACCAATATCATATTATAACAATTAGAGTACTAGATTGTTCATAAATTAAAATTCCACCCAGGGGACtgtaggtggttacagtagtcaggcccAGGAAGGCTTAAGTATTAAAGTTGAATGAAGCAAAAAACTACagataatcacagtaataatgaaaaaaagaaaaaaaaagaaaataccagtaataacaataatagtagcaatataataataatgacagattctgcagatgacactgcAAAACAGAGATTAGTCATGTAGGGAACaaatgcctcattttcccatcttccccacaatttatcttcatcttgccCCACAATTTAGTTCTTGCCTCACTGCTTAAGATGCTTTGTAtaagcgaattgctgctgtttcacagtcgggtgatcagactggacattacagtgatttttaaattgtccaggtggttgtCTGTGAACATCTTTCTGGCGGGGTGGTAGCGAGAagtgtttgtgaggtgtctcagaatgtcattgtgaacaacagtgataagtctcatggtctctcagatgtagttcgtccacagggagcacccatagatactaTAGCAATACaagcagaagagcagcagtttctagtctcggtgacagaaggcaaacctccttgcaatcattgTTGCCAGGTTGTGGCATAGTTTACAACACCTCTGTTCTctgtctgctgtatcttttatGTCGGTCTGTGATaattgtgacccaaatacggaaatttgtgCACGAAATCCAGCAGATGATTTCCGAGAAAAATATGCGATTCTTCAATATGCGTAAGAGATTTTGGGAGTAGTGACATGCAGTGGGTCTTGGCTtcattgtataggatatcaaattcctctgcatattggcggcaagtgtcaataagttgttggagaccttgcactgattaggaaatcagaaccatattgtcagcgtaacagaagttgtttatagttgtttcattgatagtgcatccgattgggagtgaggtCAGTTTGACATTGAGGGCATCTGTGTCTATTAAACAGGTGTGGTGAGAGAATGCCCCTTTGCTAAAAGCCCCTTTAGGGAGCCAAAGGTGTAcgacaatacgttaccccatttgacacagaattgctgtgtggagaaccagcgaTATAATATGGCCAATTAAGTATAgtggtgtgcctcttttatgcagcttcaggaagagcttcaggtagtttactctgtcaaatgcttttctcacatctacaaacataggaaaacaggagaggctgatgataggtaatagttcagcaattctttcagtatgtatatagatgcaggtgtcgtcttcaattgtgatgagacaggGCCTGTTCCTGGAGAAAAATGCCAAAACGGACTTAAACATCACCCAAGAGGAAACGGACTTACTTCACGcaggaggaaagttcattgccaggGCACAAGCCTATGAAGGATAGGCTAACACTCTTGGCCTGTgggaacgccagtggggatttcaaagtgaagcccctacttgtatatcactctgaaactccccGAGTGTTCAAGAAAAACGATGTGATCAAGAATAAATTGCCTGTGATGTGGAAGGCCAATTAGAAAGTATGGGTCACGAGGCAAATTTTCGTTGAGTGGGTAAATTCAGTGTTTGGCCTAAGTTTGAAAAAATACCTCAGTGAAAATCAATTGCCCCtcaagtgcctcctggtaatggacaatgctcctgcgtatcctcctggcttggaagaccagTTGTTGAATGAACTTAAATTTATCACTGTTAAGTTCTTGCCCcctaataccactcctctcatccagcccatggaccagcaaatcaTCTCCAATTCCAAGAAACTTTACACAAGGCACTGTTCCAAAGGTGCTTCgaagtgacctcagacactgaattgaccctgagagagttctggaaggatcacttcaATATCTTCAACTGCATAAGCCTTATAGCCAAGGCTTGGCAGAGAGTGACTTCCAGGACAGTGAACTCTGGAGAAATTGTGGCCAGAGTGTTATGCAAGAAGGATTTTTAAGGATTGAGGCTGACCTTGATGACCCTATGCCTGTTGTGGAGTCTATTGCATCTCTGGGGAAGTCCATGGGCTTGTATGTGATTGGCAAGGATGTGGAAGAGCTAGTGGATGCCCACAGGGAAGAgctaaccactgaggagctgcaagacctttagcaggaacagcaacagatggCAAATGAGGAATctgaggagtaggaggaagagagAGTGATACTGTGCCTACTAcagtgattaaagaaatgttttctgagTGGAGTGAACTAAAAAAACTTTGTTGAGACTAACATTTAATGACAACGCCTTTTACCATTTCAGGCAAATGTTAAAGAGACTTCAGAAACAAATGTTTctggacagttttttttatttggcaggggtccagtgactctcaagctggtcctagtgccagttaAAAATGAAGtgggggaagtaacctcagacagtgctactaaaaaatgtagagaagtaaccccagataagttcttgatacctgaagttCTTCTGGAGAGGGATTCCCCTTTCAAACAGTaacatctcctcttcctccctctcccctcctctccgtcttccatatgctaacaagaatcttccataaaggtaagagtgatgttaaatgttcattattcatttcattattcatttatatttatttctcattgttttctgtatgtaaaactgtgtttattccctgtaaaatttattttatgttaatattttgggggggggtctggaacgcattattactatttacattattccttatgagaattattgctttggtttTTGTACATTTTGGATATCTTTGGAGGTTTCAGAacggattatgtacaaaaacctGGGTATCGCCATACTTGTGATAGCCTTGTTACCGACTGGTTCACCTACTCTCTATggtagctttttagttttgggatttaaggactggatatctttctaAAGACAAGGATAATTACCGGATTCTgaatttctagacattgcatcgacTCTTGGTTGCTTtttatttaatctgcagtgcttaagagcaatgTTGATCTGCGCTTtcacctgtctcattagtaatgcagtgtccttcccttgggctaccattttacctccacagtaaaaacatttcttgtgaatatatatacatacagatctttaaccaagtcattccttccaggtatattacgagagttACCTTGACGATTTAAAGGTAGCCCTGCCGAAGGCAAGCATGGCGAAAATTATGTTAGAATACAATTCTATTAGGTCtttcctgtggtggtcatttttacaatttgtgttagtacaaagtaaggcatctgccatttgaactattgactgcaacctggtttctgtggtTAACCTAAAgtgtctggttttctgttggtttttaaaatcccagtttatgCTGGGGGGCGtatcaagaaggaaacagaaggaatgctaacagtggcacagtgatcaggctctaagaaccagatatgttcaaagaatgatagatggaagtACTTAACATCTCACTCTTATGCAGGAAGTGCAGTTGAAAAACaagaccataaactacatagtaagcgaatgtccggcacttgcacagaaccagtacaaaaagaggcatgattcaatagcaaaagccctccactggagcttgtgcaagacaCATCAGCTAGCAGTAGTAAGtagtacaaacaccaacctgagggagtaatgggaaaagatcaggcaaagatcctctgggaccatggtatcagaacagataggatgatatttgccaatagaccagacgtgatattgattgacaaaatcaagaggtaagtatcactcattgatatcacaataccatgggacaccagaggagATGAGAAAGAGATAAGAagaccagaaaatagaaataagaaggatatgggatatgccagtggaaatgtacccataatcataagaacagtaGACAcaatcccaaggtccctgaaaaggaacctggaagaacTATAtgctgagtagctccaggactcatgcggaagaaggtgctactagaaacagcactcatagtaagaaaagtgatggacttctatggaggcaggatgcaacccggaactaaacactataaaaaccacctagtTGAATAGGATTACTGTGATAGACccccagaaaacaaaaataataatattaataggtaATGAGgattaaaagccacagtatatagtgttaaaaatatatatatgtacaggggcaaaaaatgacaaggagagaCTTTTTGGACACTACTCTGTATCCCTCATCAGTCCTACTGAATGGTAAAATAATGGAGGGAGAGTTACAACAATGCACAAAACTGATCCAAGACAGATTCTTCTAACAGTTTTGGTCAGGTAACTCCCTCCATTGTTTTACCATTCAGTAGGACTAATGAGGGATGCGGAGTAGTATCCAAAAGTCTCTTATTGTCATTTTTAGCTctgttcataaatatttttaacattacaGTGGCTTTCAATTCTTGATATCATAGCCTCATTACAGTGGTTCCTTGTttcaatttaatataataataaggataataaaaaaaatagaattgggAATTGAGGTCTGGCCCATAAGCTTCTAACGATGGTGTAGCAGTATATCTTTTAATTTGCCTTTCTGCAAATAAGGATAGGGATGCTAAGACTAATTTATCACATTTATTATTGTTGTCAGATATATTGTAGCATCATAAATATTCCAAATCTTAATTGgaatttagtcatgaaaaattATGTTGATCATGAAAAATTATGTTGAAAGTTGGCAAAGGACTGAAAAAATTTGTTCAGCTCCACAAAAGTTTCAAGCCAAGTAAAAGATGTTATTACTTACGGTCTCAttttaatggaaaggaatatcattaaatacatttgtttaatgaataggaatatcattgaatacattaatatataatggaaaggaatatcattatgaaaacatttagatGTATTTAACGCTTTCCTCATCAACAGGTTCTGTAGGAGAGTTAAGAAAAGGAATTGACAAAATGAATCACCACAGCTGTAGCACTTCCAGGAGTGATAGCCCACTGGAGTCTTCAGAGCGAAAAAAGAAGCATAagaaaaaagacaaggaaaaaaaggaaaaggtgagTAACATCTGTCAGAGGTGAAGGGttgaaataaattttatcatatatttttgtgGAACATATTATTCACTTGTTCACAGGGGAAATTTCATTAATTCGCACATTTTTTTCACTAATTCGCACATTTTTTCATAGAGTAATATTCACTgattatactatgtatgtattttcatttgattttcatgactaaatacattttttataataagaaatcatttactaattttcaaatgttaatattaatgtaaacaccgcataatacaaatgaaataaatctgTAATGCAAATCGTAAACTTGTTAAGCTCACTCTGGGCCCACCTTGGAATGACAAGTGGGCCCTAGAATAAGCTTAACAAGTTTATGATCTCTCCCagctctctctcatctatctctctctcgatggcttcccctctctctctctctctctctctctatctcctctctctctctcaaaaaaaaaaagaaatatgagaaaattAGGGTTATACAAGTGAATTCCACTGTGGAACTCAAGAAGTGTGAGGCAATTAGACaaattatcccccccccctccctctctctctctttctaagtgtaaatgaataaattttgacAAGATATATTGAAGTCTGAATACTATGTGGCTATTATAGATAATGTTAAATCCTAATTTGGGAATCTTGTAGCTGTTGTTGGTTATTTAATATTAAGGGATTCTATTGTAATGtactttttttaatgaagttattttttgtatataaaattactttTGTCTCTGAGTTGTTGCAGGATATTTGTCATTCTTTATTCATGTTTTGACCTCATTGAAGCTCTTGTATAGTTATCTTTTTAAATCGTTTGACGTTTGTTGATTGATAGTTAAAATTAACTTTTCAGGATGATGAGAAATCAGGGAAAAAGCACAAGAAGAAGAGTAAAGATAAAACCAAAGATGTGGAAAAAGatggagaaaagaagaagaaaaagaagaagagggataAAGAAAAGGATGAATTAGAGGAGTTCTTTGGAGGCTCACCTGAGAAGGAATTTGATGAAGCTTATGAAGCCATCTAAAAAATTTCAAGGGGTATTTGCTTGATTTATTGATACAGTTTCCACAAGGACATAGCTTGACTAATGTAAGTTGTGTTGTGTGATCCTAAATCTCTCATAGTTATAAGTGGCTGTCAGGTGGATCAAGACTGTGGTCATTTGATTACCTCTCAGCTCTGTCCCAAATATTACGCCTTGTTTGTTCAAGTAACCAAACTAAGTTATTAAATGATGCCATTATAAATTTTGCAAATGTCTACTATAATAATTAGGGGAGCTCTCATAGGCTTTTGctattagaagagggtggagagtgaTAAAAGTGCCTCAGGTGTGGAGGTATATGTCAGAATGTGACTTTTTTCAGGAGTTATACAATATGTTTGGGAAGAGAAGGACCTGACTAAGTTAAATTTAGTGAAATTAGATATTGATGAGGCCATTTGCTTGcatactgtattttattttgatttaaggaataaaggaataaaagttttatgttaaAGAACCAGAGGGGGTGTAGGTTAGGGGTTCTTGGCACAATATGACACAATCTTCTTTTTCTTGTAAGTATTGGTACAATTTGAGTAAGAGTAAGTCATTTAGTTTTATAGTGGCATCGATTCTTATGAATCTGCTATGTACATTAAGCCATAAAGCACATTAGTTTATGTTTTGTAAGTCTTGTTAAttgtataaaatacatatttgtataataatagtTTCTCCTATATAATGGTGTGCATTTATATGGACAAAATTAAAACTTATTCATACACAGTTAACATATTCCTACATTATTTAATGTTAGAAAAGGAAGTTCATAAACTTAGGCTAAATagtttttgtaatgaaatatgaaagatgATGCAAGTTAGGGAGAATGGGAGTTGCAGTTTCATTCTGAAGGAATCAAATTCATGTAATGTTGAGGGTATGTCATTGTTGTGAGGGATTTGTAACATCGTGAAAGTGAATACTAGATATTTCCACCTAGATGTTGccattttttcagaatttttattttattacaagttgataacaattttcaACGTTATCTGCTGGTAATGCGGTGAAGTTTTATATCTGAAGGAGAATAGATTAGGTAGGTCTCTCCCTTGTGGTAAGATATAGGTAgtttctatcttatctcataaatttgttatttaagcaaataccacaggaaatgatagacGCAAGGTCAGTACCAAatgctttctcttttttgtacatgaacttccctgccagatatatacttagcttaggtctctgacgtcacgacagaaaattcaaaactcgcggcacacgctaccggtaggtcaggtgatctacttacccgccgctgggaggcggtgtAAGAACccatccccctttcttgtcagattattttctgtcgccggctggacaacacctgttgttcagtccttacgatagttaaattcgttctcgttgccgacgatttggattttggtgtgaagtaccctttggttgttggcttggcatacgctttttggactgtgttttggatttttcttttggatttctcttacatatctataatcatggatgattttgaagttaagaaacctagtttatttagggtttgttcagagaaggaatgtaaagttaggcttcctaaagctgcattagatatCCTCACATCGGTATGTGAGTCGTGTAGAGGGAAGGAATGctctttattaacccttgcaaagagtgtgagaatttggatgaggatggttggaaggctctctcttcttatgtgagaaagttagagaaggatagggtgcgcaaggcttcttcaaagagttctagtagatcgagggagagtgaagttgacgcttgagaatcctgtagtagaagtagttccttctttccagtttcagcccctgcgcccagctttgaacccgaagattttTTCGTTTTCGGAAgtgcttctgggagagcctcgatcaggagtaaggagagcctcgctcgctctcgacaaggtaagagtgatgatagtgcaagtgatcagtgcagtgcccctagtgcagtggagggtgcgtctgaccggctcactaacgcttccaggcctagacctcttccagactcccagacccagtggaggaggaaagtcgaaagccgcaggaaggttagggagaaccccccaccggtcaggcgtcccctcggcagttcctgttgctcgttcccaggcctgccttggatcgaaccaagaaggagttattgcgccagtgcttctcgtcatcttcgtcgccttctcctcagcgtagatggagcgcatcggagtcgtctcgccctctcaagaggccctggaaggatccttgcgcccttccttccagccccgaatccttcgcggaagagccagaagtgggaacgcaagagaaccaagatttcgtccggttacgcttctcctgttcgctctcggacttcgtcccctgtagaggagtttaagagatctcctgcgcgtatcctggcgggttctgcaggcgcagattgcggctttagcggagtctattgccgggactttctcatcgtcggaaggggACGCCTCACTTCATTCCGGGTGTGGAAAGAAAgggtcttctaaaaaaaaaagcgttccttcggctaaatctcctttggctagaagagcttatttgagcctgttagtaggacGGTCAGAAGTGGCaaggctggagctcgggatctttctccgagtaggctctcctctcttcccagcaagagttgtgagcatgtaaggcgtaaggagccagacaggctctctcctcaggatttccgctcctcttcagttaggcgccaagagcttgacagacatcaagagcctcgttttcgtcaggagcgaaggaagagttcttcgcctggtggccactctccttttgacggacgctcggagcctagtaggcatcaagagcctagtaggcgccagaagcctagtaggcgccaagagcctggtaggcggcaacggaagttttcctccgttagatcactccgattggataggcgctcagagccttgtaagcgccgcgcttctgacagggattcatctgtggatgttttctctccccgtggcaggcgtcaagagcctggcaggcgtagtgaggatggcaggcgccaagagcctagcaggcgcagagagcctgataggcgctctcccttatccagacgctcttctgtggagttagaatctgtttccgacagtcgggcctccacttgtaggcgctctcctagtaggcgctccccaagtaggcgctctcctagcaggcgctcaccaagtaggctctctcctgggaggcgctctcaaattAGGCGCTACTCCTAGttaggcgctctccaactaggcgctctcctagtaggctctctcctgggaggcgctctctaagtaggcgctctcctggtaggcgctctcctggtaggcgctccccgtgtaagcgctctcccggtggtttttcttccagtaggcgctcgcctagtaggcgctctccgaacaggcgcgctctcaaggattagctctcctccgggcagtagagcttctagatGTCATTCTTCTGTagaatttgttgctgattcggaggaagatttgcccaaggatgcttcggtttcttcgtatatgagcttacagacctcctcttgcaagattttggggagtctctttcggccgttgctcctccgtctcctccttccttattttcaacgaccaatacggctaagaagtcttcagtcgttaagatgaagcctacagtgtctatgaagaaggatatgaagaactttgacgactggttggctttcaaaagaagagaagggcaaagaccagttttttcttttcccccgtccaagctgacgggtaagatggggttctggtacgagtcaggagagcccttgggtctaacgcttccctcttctgcagactcggacttctcttcgttggtcgattccgcacgtcgctcggcgctgaattctgcgaagacgacgtggggtatgagcgagttgaatcaccttctgaagggaatgttccgagtcttagaagtttttaactttcttgactggaccctgggagtgttggctaagaggactcaagagcaagacactctttcgcctgaagacctccacgcagttctgtcttgcatggacaaggcagtgagagacggttccggggaaattgcttcactttttggtgcaggagtggtaaagaagagggccgttttctgctcttttcttaccaaggcggtttctcacgcacagagagcttccttgctgtattcacagctttcccgcaactcttccccaagaagactattaacgatatctccagctcgttatcagcaaaagcgacgcaggatatgctagctcgctcggctagaattccgaaaccttcgtttcagcagaagacgaagaaagaggctcaaagtaggcaagaaccctttcgaggaggaccttcgtctcgctcttcttcctccagaggttcgagaccacctagaagaggaaggaccttctcccggtctattagggccaagaaatagttcggggtcctccagacaactgtgggtgccagacttctgaactttgcagatgtctgggcacgaaagggggcggacaactggtccctcgcgatcatcaagaggggatacctcattccctttatttcgagaccacccttgaccaccactccaagggcactggtggccaaatacaaagacccactaatgaatcaagccctcgctctagcggtagagctgatgttagagaaagaggcaatagagatggttcaggaccccctttcagcggggttctacaaccgtctgttcctagttcccaagaactcaggaggatggagaccggttctggacgtaagcgccctgaatgtctttgtgaagaagaggaagttcgctatggagacgacgtcatcagtcttagcagctcttcgtcccggggactggatggtgtcgctggaccttcaggacgcttacttccatgtgccgatccatccttcttctcgcaaatatctcagattcatgtggggagggaacgtttttcagttcagggccctatgcttcggcctttccacggccccccaagcaatattcacaggactgatgaagaacgttgccagtggcttcatctcgagggagtgaggatttccctctacttggacgattggcttatcagggccaaatccaaggagaaatgtctggaggacttacgagtgacgttggatctagcagcttctctgggtttgctagtgaatttcgagaagtcacagctaatccccagtcaagagcgtatctatctggggattctgatggcttctcaggtttttcgggcgtatccgtccccagagaggataacccgaggtttggagaaggtagcaatctttctagagaaagatgtatgcacagcgagggagtggatgagtctgttggggacactctcctcgctggagcaattcgtgtctctaggaaggttgcacctcagacccctacagttcttcctgacgaggaactgggatcggaagTCTCAAGGTCTgaactttgcgttcaagatttcgcaagagataaaggaggatctacgttggtggctagaccctctattgttcaaggaaggcctttccttgcaggttcggaaccccaacctagtgttgtatgcagacgcttcggacaaaggttggggagctactctcgggtcgagagaagtgtcaggcacctggatgggggatcaggtgtcctggcacatcaacaagaaggagctaacagcgatttggttagctctcaagaccttcgaacccctcgtaaaagggaaatatgttcagatcaactccgacaacactacagccctggcttacattcggaaacagggggggactcactctttctccctgtacgagacagcgagaatcgctcctcttgtggtcagaggaaaggaacataaggcttctcaccaggtttgtacagggagaaagaaatgtcagagcggatctgctaagcagaaggaatcaagtccttccctcagagtggactctgcacgcggacgtatgccaggagctgtggaggacgtggggcaggccccatctcgatctatttgcgacctccaggaatgcgcggatagatctatactgctcccctattgcagacccaagagcagtggcaatagatgcattcctgatggattggaggaatctggatctttacgcgttcccgcctttcaagattataggggaaacgttaaggaaattcgcagcgtcagagggaacaaggatgacgttgatagctccgttctggcccgcccacgactggttcacagaggtactggaatggctggtggatgtcccaagatccctacctctaagagtcgatctgctcaaacagccccacttcgacaggtttcacaaaaacctccccgctctcagtctgactggattcagactatcaagagtctcgtcagagctaagggcttttcggcaaagtctgcaagggcta carries:
- the LOC135222625 gene encoding uncharacterized protein LOC135222625, with translation MYLTLSSSTGSVGELRKGIDKMNHHSCSTSRSDSPLESSERKKKHKKKDKEKKEKDDEKSGKKHKKKSKDKTKDVEKDGEKKKKKKKRDKEKDELEEFFGGSPEKEFDEAYEAI